From the genome of Amia ocellicauda isolate fAmiCal2 chromosome 14, fAmiCal2.hap1, whole genome shotgun sequence, one region includes:
- the LOC136767465 gene encoding protein S100-A6, translated as MSLTDAVRIVSEVFKKYASEDQQKDTLSPDELKKLLKAECSKKGTDCSSKLSEVMKRLDNNKDGQIDIVEFGTLIGMMAKRM; from the exons ATGTCTCTGACTGACGCTGTGCGCATCGTGTCCGAGGTGTTCAAGAAGTACGCCTCTGAGGACCAGCAGAAGGACACGCTGAGCCCAGATGAGCTCAAGAAACTGCTGAAGGCTGAGTGCAGCAAGAAG ggAACAGACTGCAGTTCAAAGTTGAGCGAGGTGATGAAACGTCTGGATAACAACAAGGATGGACAGATCGACATCGTGGAGTTCGGCACTCTGATCGGCATGATGGCCAAGCGaatgtga
- the LOC136767466 gene encoding protein S100-G produces the protein MSLADAARIVGEVFKKYAGEDQHKNSLSPDELKKLLQAECSKKGSTCTLTLDEVMKRLDNNKDGQITIVEFGTLIGMMAKQL, from the exons ATGTCTCTGGCTGACGCTGCACGCATCGTGGGCGAGGTGTTCAAGAAATACGCCGGGGAGGACCAGCACAAGAACTCACTGAGCCCGGACGAGCTCAAGAAACTGCTGCAGGCTGAGTGCAGCAAGAAG ggaTCAACCTGCACTTTGACGTTGGACGAGGTGATGAAACGTCTGGACAACAACAAGGATGGACAGATCACCATCGTGGAGTTCGGCACTCTGATCGGCATGATGGCCAAGCAACTGtga